In Flavobacteriales bacterium, the DNA window ATCATTCAAGAATTAAAGAAGAAAATTGAACTAAAGAAATAACGATGTCGGTAAGTACTATAAATCATTTGAAAGAACTTGAGTCGGAAGCGATTTTTATAATTAGAGAAATGGCTGCTGAGTGTCAGAAGCCAGTGCTTATGTTTAGCGGAGGTAAAGATTCAATCATCATGACGCATTTAGCGATGAAAGCATTTTACCCTGCGAAAATCCCTTTCCCTTTGTTGCATGTAGATACGGGTCATAATTTTGACGAAACAATTTCTTTTAGAGATAGCATGGTTGAAGAATTGGGCGCAAATTTGATTGTTGGTTCTGTTCAAAAATCCATTGATGAAGGCAAGAGTGTTGAGGAGACAGGAGTTAACGCAAGTAGAATTAAATTGCAAACCCGTACTCTTTTAGATGCGCTAGATGAACACAAATTCGATGCTGCCTTAGGTGGAGCTCGAAGAGATGAAGAGAAAGCTAGAGCTAAAGAAAGGTTCTTTTCGCATAGAGATGATTTTGGACAATGGCAACCAAAAAATCAACGTCCTGAATTATGGAACTTATTTAACACCAAGAAAAAAATGGGCGAACATTTCAGAGTATTTCCTATTAGTAACTGGACAGAATTAGATGTTTGGCAATATATTCAAATGGAAAGCATCAAATTGCCCAATCTATATTTCTCTCACAAAAGAGAAGTGTTTGAAAGAGACGGCATGTTGCTAGCTAAGTCCGAACACATACAATTAAGAGATACCGAGGTAGTAAAAGAAATGACTATTAGATTCAGAACTATAGGTG includes these proteins:
- the cysD gene encoding sulfate adenylyltransferase subunit CysD, whose protein sequence is MSVSTINHLKELESEAIFIIREMAAECQKPVLMFSGGKDSIIMTHLAMKAFYPAKIPFPLLHVDTGHNFDETISFRDSMVEELGANLIVGSVQKSIDEGKSVEETGVNASRIKLQTRTLLDALDEHKFDAALGGARRDEEKARAKERFFSHRDDFGQWQPKNQRPELWNLFNTKKKMGEHFRVFPISNWTELDVWQYIQMESIKLPNLYFSHKREVFERDGMLLAKSEHIQLRDTEVVKEMTIRFRTIGDITSTGAVESEATSLDDIIQEVASTRTTERGGRADDKRSETSMEDRKKEGYF